One Pseudoalteromonas undina genomic region harbors:
- the ybaK gene encoding Cys-tRNA(Pro) deacylase: protein MTPAIEQLKKSRIKFDILSYEHDVNNTNYGLEAVEKLNLNSAQVFKTLVLETSEQQLIVAVTPVTQQINLKQLAKLCVVKKVMLAEPQKVQASTGYILGGVSPLGQKKRLKTYIHSSALDFDTIYVSAGKRGLEITLSPACLAELIQASFGNF from the coding sequence ATGACCCCTGCAATAGAACAGCTAAAAAAATCCCGAATTAAATTTGATATACTCAGCTATGAGCACGATGTAAACAATACTAATTATGGCCTTGAAGCAGTTGAAAAGCTAAATCTTAATAGCGCTCAAGTATTTAAAACATTGGTGTTAGAAACCTCAGAACAACAACTAATTGTTGCTGTGACGCCAGTTACTCAGCAGATTAATTTAAAGCAATTGGCTAAGCTCTGTGTAGTAAAAAAAGTAATGCTGGCAGAGCCGCAAAAAGTACAGGCAAGTACAGGATATATTTTGGGAGGCGTTAGTCCTCTTGGACAAAAAAAGCGCTTAAAGACCTACATACACTCAAGCGCATTAGACTTTGATACTATTTATGTGAGCGCAGGTAAGCGAGGACTTGAAATTACACTCAGCCCAGCATGCTTAGCTGAGCTTATTCAAGCTTCGTTTGGTAATTTCTAA